TTACATGTATTGACTTTTCTCCTGTTTTTTTTCTGACTTAAACCAACAGGGACAAAATGTTCACCAGTAGTGTTTCAACATggttgttgaaaaaaaacctcatcaaagataccaggtttATAGTTTGGTACGACAAACGTGTGTTTCGTCCACATAATATTCAGTATCGGCGTTTCAATAAAAATCGTTAGGGGCTAAATTCAACACCAAGATGGAAGCATGCATTAAAAAGCAAAGGTGACAAACAGTTTTTTCAAACTGTAGCGTAAGCATTATATGCCTGGTTTATAAAAGAGCTAAGAGTAAATAATTGAAATCCAATGACagtaatttttcagtaaatcgCATCAATGATATTTCATGACAGAAGTATTGACTACTGAGAGTATGATACAATCGGGATCAAAACATTCACCAGGAGTTGCATTGAGGCAATGGTTGTAAACAAACGCCATTTCAAGTATTTGACGTTTGTCCATTTCATTTTTCTGACTACGATGAACTACTGGTGAATGTTTGGTTATCATCGGGAACAAAACGTTCACCAGTTATACTTCGACTAGAAGGTTGTAAAAGTTCACCAAACCTACCAGGTTTATAGTTAGGTACAATAGACgtgtgttttgtctacataataTTCATTTGTGGCGCTCGACTAAAAACAGTTGGAGGGAAAAGGGGccgaggggggggggggggggaattcaacacgaagttgaagagcatacaTTAATAACCAAAAGTTGCAGAAAATAGTTCGAAATATAACGTAGGCATTATTTggcagggttaaaaaaaaaaagcacataGGCAAAAGGCAAATATGAATATGCCGGGGTTGAATCAGTTGAAAACGAAAGTCGAAAGATAACAAAGGGACTTTCAAACTGATAAGTCGAAAATACACCGACTGCTCCATACCGTTATTGCTTTCCTCAATATTGAAACAGATGGACAATTCCACActaaatctatgacaaacgggATGGTTTCAACCTCTCAACTATCAATTTTCCATTTATCAGCAGTAACATTCCCTCTTCTCCGTCGTATGATATTCGTGTATCGCAATTGATACGTAACTGCTTCAACAGATTTATATGTAAACTAGCTATGACATTTTATCATGTCTTAGATTGTGATGAAACATCTATGTCGTACCGAACGTGACCTACTCCCGAATTTAACTGTTATACCGAGTATGCATTTGCATTGCAATACCACAAGTTTCGGTATTTTGTACATTCAAgattcatgtatttatttttcatgtttctaTTATGGTTTCGGTTGGCTAATGTCTAATCGTTTGTAGtccaaatttttataaaattgcttTCCAATACCATCATTGTCATGAAATTTTTTTGGACTGGTATTGcgaatacaattatataaaattccaGATTGCATGTTTTTTACGTACGTGCGGCACTGGTTGTGATGTCCTGTGGTGTCTGTCGTTGATGGaatatgtttgttgttgttCTGCGGTTTGCATGTTGTGTCGACTATCATATAATTTGTTTCTGCTTTTCTCTGAGTGTTCGTGCgtgtgtttgtgctgtatttcgGACACGTCGTGTTGTCATTTTTGCGATATTGttaaacattgtcataaaagCAAAAGTTTTGGCGaacaataaaaccaggttcaataaaacattttttttatttaaatgtcctATACCTAGACTGGAATATGGCAATAGTATTTGAATAGTTCATTTCTTTGTATGTTGGCGTCTATTTTTGTTGCACTTAAAGTGTTCCTGTTATTCCTTTGCTTCTCCTTATAGTTGATGTAATTCCCTCGGTGATAGTttgtgacctatatttgttttttctcaatcgatctATAACTTTTGAGCAGTATCATActactgtttttatttattactaaaTTGGAAATTTTATGCGCATTTCCACATTGCGTTGTTCTCTCGTTGACAATTTTATACAAAGATTGCCGATTGGTCTAGACAACTGGATACAGTACATGTGCAATAGCACGAGCTCGAATCCCGGATAGACAAAAGGCAAAATGTTGCTACCGCAAATTTTCAGTTTCTATATTGTTGTGTTAATATTTGGAGTAATTATGGATATACTATGTGTTTTCATTCGGATATCACCTTCACTGGTGGAGTTGTCACATGTTTAGACGTAGCGTAGCATTATTATGTCTGTGACTGCATATCAGGATCCTTTACAAAAGATAATTTTGCTTATCTGCAATCAGTTGCATCTTCATacctaatatatcatgtactgcgTTCGCTCTAGATTCTAATGACATGGAAAGGCACCAAAAGGCCACCGAAAACTGAATTTTGTTCAGTTTAGGTAGCCTTATGGTCTAGAGCGCTGGACATAGTGGAGGCAGTGTTGTTTCGATATCTCAATAGCATGAGTtagaatcccggcgagggaagaacaaaattTGCCTCCGCAATCATACATCATATACAGGCGCTGATAGAATATTGacttatagaaataaaaatagtaCGCATTCAGTGAGTACGGATATTCATTTACTGTTTATTGAAATAATGCATTATTATACACCAATTGGGTCGTTTGCATACAtcaatattgacaaaataacacattatataatacatcacaataataataattaaaaaaaagacatgaatTTCTATGCGTACTTGTCATGCAGTTGTTGAATCCATTCTCCTCAGTGAGcgggatgttttattttattaaatggaacaGCATACTGCATAACTGACGGAAATGCAAACATACATCCAATTTATCCACGTTCAGATAAATCTCATCTATATTTAAACagttatttaattgttttaaagatttgcTGAACAAATGAGTATAACAAACTTTCCCCCTTCTTACACACTAATTAGATGATATATGTGTTAGTGACgacaaaacatcaaaatgataccgtatcaatatatttattcagCGAAATTAATATTACCGCAGTTTGTGTGCGATTTCTTATAATATAATGATCATGATAATGATACtgatattatatacaatattttaaatgcaattataatgcaattttggacaaatagttatcaaaggttccagGATTCTAATTTAGTACGCAAATCTCTGAACTGTGCAAATCGTATCATTGTTGACtggtttatatttgaatttggttAAGCTGCAGTCGCCAAGGGAACTAAGAAAAAGACTGCCACAGTTATTGTTCCTACGAgaaacatgataaagaaaaacCAGTCCAAAAGTTCTCCCACTGTTTTCCACTGAATATCATCTAAATCATAGTCATAATTGTACATAGGTGGCGTGTCGATGTCAATTTCTTCTGTTGGATCAGGTTCTATTTCTGGAGGATCCATATCGTTACgccattttttacatttccGACAAGTGAGAAACGATGTCAGATGTTTCAGCCATTTTGGTATCTCAATTGATTCGTCTTGATGGTAAACTCGCAGAGTCATTATTGTTATAATAGTTGATAAAGCGCTCATAACCAACATTAGCGTAAGGAAGTAACAAAGAAGAGACATTGGCTGGGAGGCTTGTGGTAAATTTTCAGAAACCATAGTGAGAAAAACTGCAAAAGTTAAGAATGCTGTTACGGCATATCCAACTCTTTCACCGGAATCGGCTGGTAATAGAAATACCAAGCCATTCAAAAGGCCGAGAATGACGATTGGAATCACCATATTAATTAGAAAGTAACCAGGTCGTCGTTTCATTGTTAATGTGTAGGTTAAATACGCTGCACTATTAAATGTTTCTTGGTCTACAGTGGTAGTTGTGAGATCCCATTCTACATTTGTTTGGTAGTAAGTCAGGTCTATGACATTTGTTGTATTTTCAAGAAACacctacaaataataaatattcacaAACTGATgataataatttgtatatattagtATAAGAAGTTTTATAAATGATACCCACGATTTAGATTAAAAATCATAGCTTCGCTATCATTGTCGGTAAGAAGTGCTCTTTTATATCAACTTATTGTAACAATTCAGGATGGATCCGTGAAATCGGACTATAGGCTTCTGCAGCTGGTTAGGCTGGTAACTGTTAGGCAATGCTTACATATTTGGTTCAATTCTAATtgacatttacaaatattgtaatGCTGTGGTCAATGCTTCAGTAACTGGGGACCTTGTAAGGAAGGAGAAAAAGTAACAAACTTGTAaagcttttattattttacagaaacCAATGTTTTAATCAGTCTATTAAGTAATTGTTAGTTTCCATTCGtcctaatttaaaatattaatgcaTGTTCAACTTAAACAATATACCGGTATAAAATtggttaaacaaatcaaatcaaaacaattcaaataaacatGAGCGGGTTGTTCGAAAGAAATAGACGACTTCTTGTTGAAATTATAAGAGTTTGAACATTTTAGTATACGTTAATGCCACTTTTTATATGTGGATAGTCacgtattttaaaaatacacaagGAGCATGAAATTCTACATATGGCATCAATCATGGGGTTGAGAGCGTGTTTGAGGAAACTTTTGTCATTATTTGTTGGAACTTGCCCTTTGAGTAGTTCAATTACCGGTAAAATCAAGACAATAGAACAACTTATAGTATGGTTAAATCAGTAGTATACATCATCAAAagtcatattatttcaaaaagatttatAACGCATacgaaattacaaaaaatgagagAACTAAATAAAAGGTAACGGGAATTTGTTAACATAAACTCATCTTCAACAATAAATGTTAAGGTAACTTACTTGATTGTCGTAATATCCCCATGGCGTAAACTTCACCTTACATGACTGTGTATCGAATGGGTAGTAGGAGACATCTACAGGACATCCTGTCTTGGACACAACACCAACTGTCCAGGAGTGATTACCAGTACTCGATACCCTCATTTTATAACTGGTATGTCCTAATTCTTCTAAAGATTCTACTGAGTTTGACAAGACCAGAGACGGTTTCCAAAAACTATCCTGCGGTAACAAAATCTCTGTCATAGGGTTAGTACTTGATGTCCAAGTTAACAGATCGTTTTTCCAGTTTACATCTATAAAGCCAACGAGCTCCAATTGCCCTGCAATCTCGTCAAAGTTAGTAATTGCTATAAGGTAAAACTTCAAATATACCGTTAATTTTTCGGTTTGTGCCTCTTTTGGGAATATTCTTTTGTTGTAACTTGTGAATGTAGAACTGTCAAGAAAATTCTTAAAATCGTCTGAAGACTGTGGTGAAATTGGCACTAAGAAAGTATTAAACATACATAAAACCAAAAGATACTTGTTTGCCATCTTCGAAATACTTTCCAAATGGTTAAACTTCTCACATAATACTTtacattataaatatacaattatcactttataaatcattgttttaaagTCGTGTATTGCATGTTCATTCTTTGACGTAGTTTTAATTAAGATAATGGGTACAGATACCCGAATTAAATAAAAGACTTTAATTAATCTCGTTACAACCACTAGACTTCAAAGTTGATGCCATCTTCTGTTAAGGTCACGAAGAAGAAAGATTTGTTCTTAATTACCTTTGGTCATTTAAATGCATGGAGATTTAAATGCTACTAATTATGACAGATTTGATAACTAAATATGTGAATTTATGAACAACCTGTAATCTGGCCATCTGCTAACAAGGGCAACACATATGTGGTTCAATCCATGTCTAGATCGAACCA
The genomic region above belongs to Mytilus trossulus isolate FHL-02 chromosome 7, PNRI_Mtr1.1.1.hap1, whole genome shotgun sequence and contains:
- the LOC134725498 gene encoding neuronal acetylcholine receptor subunit alpha-7-like — protein: MANKYLLVLCMFNTFLVPISPQSSDDFKNFLDSSTFTSYNKRIFPKEAQTEKLTVYLKFYLIAITNFDEIAGQLELVGFIDVNWKNDLLTWTSSTNPMTEILLPQDSFWKPSLVLSNSVESLEELGHTSYKMRVSSTGNHSWTVGVVSKTGCPVDVSYYPFDTQSCKVKFTPWGYYDNQVFLENTTNVIDLTYYQTNVEWDLTTTTVDQETFNSAAYLTYTLTMKRRPGYFLINMVIPIVILGLLNGLVFLLPADSGERVGYAVTAFLTFAVFLTMVSENLPQASQPMSLLCYFLTLMLVMSALSTIITIMTLRVYHQDESIEIPKWLKHLTSFLTCRKCKKWRNDMDPPEIEPDPTEEIDIDTPPMYNYDYDLDDIQWKTVGELLDWFFFIMFLVGTITVAVFFLVPLATAA